The genomic DNA GCCGAAGGGGTCCTGAGGTCGAGTCAGGAACGGTCTGGCTGAGTGGCCCGCCCCGACCAGCGCAGCAGCATCTTCTGCAGCTCCTCCCGGCTGATGGGTTTGGCAATGTAGTCGTTCATGCCCGCCTCCAGACATTTCTCCCGGGCACCCTCCATGGCGTGGGCCGTCATGGCGATGATGGGGAGTTCCTGCTCCATTCTTAACCGGCGGATCTCGGCGGTGGCTTCATAGCCGTCCATCTCGGGCATCTGGCAATCCATGAAGACCAGATCGTATCGGCTCTCTTGAATCATCTTTACAGCCTTGCGTCCGTTGGAGGCGATGTCGGCCCTGCATCCCAGCGTTTCCAGGATGCGCAGGGCCACTTTTTGGTTGACCAGATTGTCCTCGGCCACCAACACCCTGCAACCCGCAACGGCCAATTCTCCCTTCTCCGATCTGAAGTCGCCGTTGCGGGCTGGAGCTTGGGCGACTGGCGCCGCTTCGGCATGTTGATGCTGAAAGGAATTGGGATCGAGCGGCAGGCTGACCCGAAAACAGAAGCAGGAACCTTGGCCCGGCCGGCCTTCGGCTGAGAGCGTTCCACCCATCATCTCCGCCAACTGCTTGGAGATGGCCAGCCCCAGGCCGGTGCCTCCGTACTTGCGGGTGGTGGAAGGGTCGGCCTGGGTAAACTTCTCGAAGAGGCGATCGATCTGATCGGAGCGTATGCCGATGCCGCTGTCTTTGACCCTTATTTCGAGGTCGGCTTGGCGGCCTCGGCTGGCGCCCTGGACCTCGACTCGGACGAAGCCTTCTTCGGTGAACTTGATGGCATTGCCCAGCAGATTGGAAAGAATCTGGCGCAAACGCACCGGATCGGCGATGAGAAAGCGCGGAATCGACTGAGGATAGCCGATCTGCAGGTCGAGTCCTTTCTCCCGAGCCTTGGGAGCCAGCAGGTCGGCGGTCTCCTCGATGGTTTTGCGGAGGTCGAAGGGTATGGGCTCGAGGTTCAGCTTGCCGGCCTCGATTTTCGAGAAGTCGAGAATGTCATTGATGATCTTGAGCAAGGTGCGGGCTGAGCCGTCGATGATTTCGGCGAATTGATGCTGCTTGGAATCGAGTCCTGATTCCAGCAGCAACTCCGTCATCCCGATGACCCCGTTCATGGGCGTGCGGATCTCGTGGCTCATGTTGGCCAAGAAATCGGTCTTGGCCATGTTGGCCTTCTCGGCCGCTTCCTTGGCCTCACGCATTTCGGCCTCGGCTTTGAGCCTCTCCTTCACTTCCTGCTGCAAACGCTCGTTGGCGGACGACAACTGGGCTGTGCGCTGACGCACCAGCTTCTCCACCCTGGCGCGGCGCCCGATACCGATGACCAGGTAGAAGCACAACAAGGCGGTCAAAACCACTCCCAAGCCAAGGATGAGCCAGGGCTGAAAGGTCCGCTGGGAGGCCATGAAGCTGGGACGGGCCGAGAAGTGCGCAGACCAGGTCCGGCCGGCGATGATCATATCGGTGGCGTAGGTGAAGAGGCTGTCCCGGCTTGCTCCCTTAGTTTGGAAAATCACGCTTTCACCGTCCGCCGCCTCGGTGTCGAGGAGGCGCACGTCCAGCGGCAGACGGTCTAAATGCGCGAAGGCGCTCTCCACCAGTTGGCGCACGCGAAACGCGCCCACCGTGAATCCGACCAGGCTCTCCCGCCTCTCCTCCTTGGTGGGGGGCGGCCGGTTCTGGCGGTAGACGGGCTGAAAGACCAAGAAACCGTAGGCATCCTCAGGATCGCCCAACATGGTGATGCGTCCCGTTGCCGCCATCATGGCCCTGTCGCAAGCTTTCTCCATGACCTGTCGGCGGCCTTCTCGGCTGGCGATGTCGCGTCCCAGGAGGGGACGGTTGTCGGCAGGCTCAGCGTAGTAGACGGGGAAATACGTATCTCGCGGAGGCGCTAAAGGTGCGTCCGCCAGGGTTTGTCCCCAGTCGCGGAAGACGAAGTCGCGAAATCCGTCGCGGCGGGCCGCGTCCTCGTACTTCCGGCGCTCCTCGGCCGCAACGCGGGGCACCCAGGCCAGGGACTGTACGATGGAGGAACGGTGGAGAGCGGGAGTGACGAAGCGGCGAAACTCCTCCCGGCTGAAGCCGCCAGTGGCATCGTGGAAGGCCGTCATGGAATGCAGCGTGGAGAGGCTGTCTTCCATCTGCCGCTTGATCTCGGCCACCCGTTCTTCAGCAGCCCGTTCGAGGTCGTTGCGGATCTTGTCGTTTTCCCAGGTCCGCAAGGCGGCGAAGGCGGCGATGCTCAAGGAAACCCCGGCCAGCAGCACCAAGCAGGCGGTCAGATACTCGCGAGTAGCGGGCTGCCTTGCCTCCCCGTCACCTGGTTTCTTGACTTTCATGGCTCCAAACCCCGACGGCTCCAGGACGCACCTCGCGCTCTAGAAGACTTGTCCTCTCCATCGGAATGTCTCGTCGTCTTGTTTAGCAATCTTGCTCACTCCAGCGAATTTTCTAGCGAAGAGTCCTCTCGATGAACTGATGAAAGTGGCTCAAGACGAGATCGGGAACTTCCAGATGAGGATAGTGCGCCGCCTCTTCCAACGTTATCACGTCGGCGGCGGGCACCACCTGGCGGTAGCGCTCGGCCATGCGCCCTCCCGAGATGCTGTCAAGAGCCCCGGCGATCAGGCGCAAGGGCACGTCGCTTTGGGCCAAAGCGCCCACCCAGCGGTCTTCCCAGCGCTTCCTCTCTTTCAGGTACTGGATAAGCCTGTGCATGATGGCGAGTCCTCGGCCGCGGCTCACCAGTCGCCAATACTGCGCCATCTCGGCATCGTCGGGGCCTTTGCCGGGAGCGAAGAGGCGTGAGAAGTTGCGCCTGAAGGTGCGCTCACCCAAGAGCAACGCCGCTCCTTTCCCCAGCGGCGAGAGCAGCAGCTTTTGGATGAACAGCGGACGGTTGGCGTCGGGGATGAGCCCGCCATTGAGGAAGCAGACCGAACGCAAGCCGAGTCCTGAGGCACGCCGTCCGCGCCCCCCCTCGATATGCCTGGCCAGCAGCTCTTGGGCCACGGTGTCGCCGTAGTCGTGAGCCAGAATGTCGACCTCGCTGATGTCGAGCTGCCGGAGCAGGCCTTCGATCAAGTCCGCCTGGTCGAAAATGGAATAGTCATAGTGGCGGGGTTTGGCGGAGAATCCGAATCCGATCAGGTCGGGGGCCACCACCCTGAAATGACCAGTCAGGTCCTTCCATACCCGATGCCAGTCCCAGGAGGCGGTGGGGAATCCGTGAATGCAGAGCAAGACCGGACCCGCACCGTCGTAACGATAAAAAATGGGCTTTCCGCGGTGACGGAATTCCCGTCCAAGTTGACGCCAGTGACGCAAAGTTCGTCCTCGAAACTGAGCCCCGTCCGAGAGCCGGCCGCAAATCCGATTCTAAACACCCCTTCTGTCAGCGGCAAATGCTTCGGCCACGGCCTGCTCCGATACTTTTTCAGACTTGACGCGAATAGGTTAGGAGCAGCATCCGTAGGAAGAACAGTGAGCGGCCGCGAGGTCGCCTTCACAAATCTATGCAGATCGACCGGCGGGGCGGAGAGAGGCATGCGGCTCTGGCCGGCTTCAACAGAGAAGGAGATTCCCATGATTCGGAAGTTGTTCGTCGTACTTGCTTCAGGGCTGGCCATGACCGCAATCCTCAGCGCCCAAACGGTTGATGAGGTGGTTGCCAAAATCATCGACGCTCAAGGCGGAAAAGAAGTGTTCATGTCGATCGACACTTCGCTATCGAAAGGCAAAATGATCTTTCAGGGCGGGGCGGCCAGCGGCGAGCTGCGCATTTATCAAAAGCGCCCCAACCTGGTTCGCTTCGAACTCGACGTGGCCGGCACAACCCTGATCCAGGCCCACGACGGCGAGGACGCCTGGAAGGTCGTCCCCGCGGTCATGCAAGGGACAGGCAAACCGGAGGCGATGACGGAAAGAGAGCGGCGGGACTTCCTGGGCGGAGCCCACATCGATCCCCTTTTGATCGACTATCAGGAGAAAGGCCACGAGGTCGAGTTGGTGGGGACTGAAGACATGGAAGGAACCGAGGTCTACCACCTCAAGGTGACCCATAACAACGGACGGGTCTTCGAGCAATACTACGATACCGAGACCGGCCTGCTCATCAAGAACATCACCATGACCTACAATCCCCAGTTGGGGCAGGACCTGGAGATGACCCAGTACATGGGAGACTACAAGGACGTCGGAGGCATGATGATCGCTCATTCCGTCGAAGCCCAAGTCATGGGGCAGACCGCCTTCCAGATAGTCTTCGAAGAATTTGTGGCGAATCCGGACCTGGATGACAGCATGTTCTCCCGCCCCGCCGAAGAGGAATAGCCTCAAGTTCTGCTCCCGGGGGGCCGCCGCGGCGGGCCCCTTTCCCATCCCCATTCAAGAGAGAAACGACCATGCGTGTATTGTGTTCACTGCTGTTGCTGACCCTGGCCGCACCCTCCGCGCTGCGGGCTCAGGTGGAGATCTCGACCGCAACCTTGGGTGACCTGCGGGCCCGCGCCATCGGTCCCGCCGTCATGAGCGGACGCATCTCGGCCCTGGCCGTCTCGCCCGCCGACTCGCAGCAGATTTACGTGGGAGCGGCGGGAGGAGGCGTGTGGCACTCCAGCGACGGGGGAGCTTCATTTCAGCCCATCTTCGACGACTATGCCTCCTCCATCGGCGCCCTGGCGCTGGATCCCGGTGACGACAAGACCGTCTGGGTGGGGAGCGGAGAGTCCTGGGTGCGCAACTCGGTGGGCGTGGGAGACGGCCTCTATCGCAGCCGCGACGGCGGACGCAGCTTCCAGCACATGGGCCTGGAGCAATCCGAGCACATTTCGCAAATCATCGTCCATCCCCAGGACTCCAACGTGGTTTGGGTGGCCGCCCTGGGTCCGCTCTGGTCGCCGGGCGGCCAGCGCGGAATCTATAAGACCGTGGACGGGGGGAAGAGCTGGCGCTGCGTCCTCTCGGACAACGACTCCACGGGGGCCGCCGATCTTGTCATCGACGTCCAGGAACCCGATATCCTCTACGCCTCTCTGTGGGAAGTGCGGCGCACGCCCTACTCCTTCCATTCGGGCGGGCCTGGAAGCGGTCTTTACAAGAGCGTCGACGGAGGGGAGAGCTGGAGCCGGCTCCAAGAAGGTCTGCCCGAAGGGCATCTGGGCCGCATTTCGCTGGCCCTGGCTCCTTCACGGCCCAACCGCGTCTACGCCATCGTGGAGTCGGAGAAAACGGCCCTTTACCGCAGCGACGACGCAGGGGCCTCCTGGAGCCGCATGGATGAAAGCAGCAACACCATCGTGCGTCCCTTCTACTTCGGCGAGATCGTCGTCGACCCCGTCGACTACAACCGGGTCTACCGTCCGGCTTACAGCCTCACGATCAGCACAAACGGCGGCAAGTCCTTCGAAAGCACCGGCTTCGCTTCCGGGGTCCACCCCGACCATCACGCTTACTGGGTCGATCCCCGCAATCCCGACTATCAACTCACCGCCACCGACGGAGGACTCTACCGCTCCCTCGACCGCGGACGCAGTTGGGACTTCCTGGCCAACCTGCCCATCTCCCAGTTCTACCAGGTCCGCTACGACATGCAGAATCCCTACTGGGTCTACGGCGGGTTGCAGGACAACGGCTCCTGGAGGGGACCTTCGGACGCCCGCGGGGGCATCGCCAATCACATGTGGGAAAACCTGGGCGGGGGCGACGGGTTCCATGTCTGGCCCGATCCCTCCGATCCTCAGGCCGTCTACTGGGAGTCGCAGGGCGGCAACGTACAGCGCCTCGACCTGGGGATCGGCGACAGCCAGAACATCCGGCCCTTCGTGAGCGGAGAAGAATTGCGTTTCAACTGGAACACGCCCATTCACATCGGAGCCGCCAGCCAGGCCCTCTACGTTGGAGCCCAGCACCTCTTCCGTTCCCAAGACCAGGGACGCTCCTGGAAGCGCATTTCTCCCGACCTGACCAGCGACGATCCCAGCAAGCAGCTCCAGGAGGAATCAGGCGGCCTCACCGTCGACAACACCACGGCCGAGAACCACTGCACCCTCTACTCCATCAGCGAGTCGCCGCTGGACTCCGAAATCGTCTGGACGGGAAGCGACGACGGACGGGTGCAGGTGACACGCGATGGAGGAGGCTCCTGGAGCGACGTGACCGGCAACCTGCCCCAGTTGCCGCGAGCCGCATGGGTCAGTTCGGTTCACGCCTCCCGCCACTCTCCCTCCCGCGTCTATGTGACGGTCGACAACCACCGCAACGGAGACCAGGATCTCTACCTTTACCTGAGCGACGATTGGGGCGCCACCTGGACCCGCCTGCAATCCGAGGCCATGGAAGGATTCGCCCGCGTCATCCGCGACGATCCGGTCAATCCCGACCTGCTTTTCCTGGGAAGCGAGAGCGGACTTTTCGTGTCCCTCGACCGGGGAGGACACTGGGCCCGCTTCGAGGGCGGCCTGCCTCGGGTCTCGGTGCGCGATCTGGCAATCCACCCGCGCCAGCACGACCTCATCATCGCCACCCATGGCCGGGGGATCTACATCGTCGACGACCTCACGCCCCTGCGTCACATTACCCCCCAAGCGGCGGAAGCCGAAGTGGCCATGCTGCCCTCCCGCCCCTTCGAGCTCTCCAGCGGGTTCGACAGCCGCCAGCGTTTTCAGGCCGGCCAATGGACGGGTCAAGGCCGCGGCGAAATGGCAGCGGTGGCCTACCACTTGAGGAAGCGACACATCATCGGCGATCTCAAGGTGGAGATCTTCGATGGGGAGGGCAACCTGGTCATTTCCCTTCCCGGAGGCAAGCGCAAGGGCATCAACCGCGTCCAATGGGCCATGCGGGGCCGAGCGCCCCAAATCGCCCCGTCCCCCACCCTGCAAGCAGTTCCGGCACTCGGTCCCCTGGTGCCCGAAGGCACCTATCAAGTCCGCCTGACCAAGGGGAAGAAAAGCTACGACGGCCAAATCCATCTGAGGCTGCCCGACGACTACCCCTTCGCGCCCCATCAACGCCGGCAGCGCCGGCAGATCATTGCAACCCTCTATGAAATGCAGGGCGATCTGGCCTACTTGGCCAAGGCGGTGACGCAGATGAGCCAGGACGCCGAGGCCAGGGCCCAAGAGCTGCCCCAAGGGGACCAACTGCGCCAAGATCTGGAGGCATGGGCTGAAGCTCTGGACGAACTGCAAGGCCGCCTGGTGGCCTCGCGCCAAGTGCAGGGCATCAGCGGCGAACAGCAACTCAGGGAAGAAGTCGTCGGACTCTATGCCGCCGTCAACCTCTACAACGGACCGCCTACCCAGTCGCAACTCGAACAGAGCCAGGCTTTCGGCCGGCAAATCGACGAGAGGCGGGCTGATCTGAGGGTCTTGACGGAAAGGCTGCCTCAATTGAACCAGGGCCTGCAGGAAGCAGGGCTCGCGCCCCTGGCCCTCCTCTCCCGCCAGGACTTCGATGAGTCGATCCGCTGACAGGAGTCAATTCCACTGCATGGCGGAAAGCCCGTGAATTCGGCGCAGCAGGCCGATTTGACCGATGTGCTGACTTTCATGGGCCAGCAAGAAAGCAAGTCCTCCCAACACGTCCCCCCGGTCGATGGGAAACTTGTGGGGAGATTCGGCCTCAAGCGGCTCAGGTCCGATCTCTTCCAGCCGGCTCGCCAGGAGATCGGAAACCTCCTGCCAGGCGAACATCAACTCGGCCAAAGAAGGAATCTCGCCCAGATCATCAACGCTTCGGACATCTTCGGTGACGTCGGCAAAAGGGTTTTGGGCGTCTTCGAGCCCCAACATGCGGGCCATGTAGTAGCGGGCGTCGATGACATGAAGGGTCAAGAAGGCGATGTTGTTGGCTTGGCCCGGCCGCTCCTGAGCAACCCCGTCGTCCACCCCGTTGAGGGCGTTCTGAAACAGGCGGGTGTTGAGGTTGAGAGTGGCGTAGAGAGGTTCGACAACTGGCTGCATGAGATCCTTGAGCTCCTTTCCAGGCTCCACAATGAGGGCTTCATGGTACATGAGGCGCGCGGACAGTTGAAGCCCCATGACCGGCAGGAAGGCGGTCAGCCTTTGCAACCGAGCAGTCCGGCCAGGACGGACAGGTCTTCCACGACTTCATGAGGACGGCCCCCGGCTTGGCCAACGGGCATCTCGCTGCCCTCGCCGCTACGCACCCACACGGTGAAACATCCCAGGGCCAAACCCATGCGGATCTCCACGTCGAGACGGTTTCCGATAACGCCGATCTCAGCCGGTTGCAGCCGCAGAGCCGGCCCCAGGGCTGCCAGCGCCTCCCCCTTTTCCCGGCTGCGCGCCACCATCCGCACCCCGTCGAAGTATCGGCCCAGCCCGCTCTTGTCCAGCTTGCGTTGCTGAAAGTCGGCGAAGCCGTGAGTGAGCAGAAAAAGGCGGTAGTGCAGACGCAGTTCGTCGAGCATGCGCCGGACTCCAGGCATGCGCCGCAACGCGCTCACCGAGGGGTTGCGGAAGAGCTTCTCGCGGGCCTCCCAGGCCCCGGCGCCCAGTTGGGGCACCTGCCGGCCGACGGCGCCACGCAAGCCGGCGGGATCGCTGCGCCGGTAGTGCAGGAGCGTCTCGGCCAAGGTCTCGCAGTCGGGAAGCTCCGGCCGAGCGGCACCGCCGCTCTCCTGTTGCCGCTCTTCAGCCCGATATTGCAGCATGAGCCGGGCGGCCTCCCGTTCCAAGGGGACGATGAGATCGTCGTAGGTTCGAATCAGCGTATCGTCAAGATCGAAGACCAGCGCCCTCAGGTCGCCCCTCATGGCTTCATCCTAGCAAAACAAAAAACTGTGAGCCGCATCCCTGCCGGGCCTGCTCGTCCGCAACACCCAGTTGCGAATGAACGGCTTCACGCGGCCGGCGGTTTTCCTCGAGGAACTGATCGAGAACCTTCTCGACTCAAGATGCCGCGGACGTACGCGCCGGCGTCTTGCTGGCCCCGGCCCGCCGGACCGACACGCCCATAGAGTGCAGATCCGGCGGGCTGGCCCCAGGCCTCCCAATTGCCAGGGATTTCTTGCCATCGCAAAGGCAAACCAAAAAGCTTCAGATCGATTTTCATTGCATAAATATTGCGATTGAGCAGCAAAATATGGCAAATTAGACTACGTTGAAGTCGAATCGACAGCCAGAGGCGACGACTTGACGTTGCCGGACCTGCTGATACGTCTTCAGAGGTGGACTCTATACCAATGCTGCAGGTGCCGTCCCGACACCGCTTGTGAACCGGAAAGACTCCACAGTTCTTAGAATTACGAGAAGTACATGTTTATTTTCAAGCGAAGAGTGACTGTTGGTGCGGATTTTAGCCATGAATGCATACCCTGGGCCCGTGGAGCTTTGCCATAACCGCTGTTTAGTATGGAGAGAATTATGGAAGACAAGAAACTCAGGCAACTGGGCCACCGCATCCGCATGGCCCGCAAAACGAAGAGCATCACGCAGGAGAGGCTGGCCGAGCTGGCGGGATTGTCGACCACCTACATTGGCCGGCTGGAACGCGGTGAAAAGACGCCTTCCATCGACACTCTGGTGACACTTTCGGGTGCTCTCGAACAATCGCCCCTGGACCTGCTCATCGACCTGGACACCTCGCTGGGCAAGGAGCACATCAAGAACCGCATCCGCAACCTGCTGGGGCTGCTCTAAGGACGGCGGCGCCCCCGAGTCAGCCGTTGCCGCCACTGCTCAACTGCGATCGTCGCCTTTTTCCTCTGCGTTCTCGGCGGAGGATTCAGGTTCTTCAACAAGTTGACCCGCCACAGCGGCCCCGGCCGCGTCCACTTTCTCATCCGCGCTCTTGACCGTGATGGTGTCTAAGCCGTGCCCTCCCGGCCCCGCCTCAGCCCGGTTGAGCTGGAGGGCGAAAAACAGCCCCACGAATCCCAGCAGCGAAAAGAGCCACATGCCGTACTGATATCCTCCGGGGTTGGCCGCTCCAGCCTGGCCATAGTCGTTGGCGGCGCCCACCGCCAGATTGAGGCCCGCCACTCCGGCCTGTTGCAGCAGGGTCATCAGTGCGTAAGCCGTCCCCAAACGCCGCTCATCGACCACATAGGCCACCGAAGGCCACATCACGGCCGGGATAAGCGAGTAGGCGACTCCCATCATGGCGATGGGGATGTAGGGACTCAGTCCGGTGTGCGCCATCATCAGGTAGACGGGCATGATGAGGACTGAACCGATGACCATCAGATGGGAGCGCCGTCCCATCCAATCCGCCAGGAACCCGAACACCGGGGTGGCGAAAATGGCCGAGAAGGAAATAACCGAGAGCATGGGACCTGCCTCCGACAAGGGCAGGTCATAATTGTCGCTGAGAAACTTCACGCCGAAGGTCTGGAAGGGGAAGATGGCCGAGTAGAAGGTGGCGCACAGGCCCACGATGAACCAGTAGGAGCGTGAAAACTTGAGCAGATCGCTCCACACCAGCCTGTCGGTCTCGCCGGCGGCGCCGAGAGCGTACTCTTCCTCGGCCTGTTTCTCCAGAACCCAGTAGACGGCGGCCGCGATGAGCGAAGAAATGCCCACGATGGCGGCCATGAAGAGGGGCTTCTGCCAGTCATCGTAGAGGCTTTCAAACCATCCGGTGGAACTCTGGGCGGCGGCCGCGCCGGCCCGCGCAACCATCAGATTGACGCCGAATGC from Acidobacteriota bacterium includes the following:
- a CDS encoding CHASE domain-containing protein; translated protein: MKVKKPGDGEARQPATREYLTACLVLLAGVSLSIAAFAALRTWENDKIRNDLERAAEERVAEIKRQMEDSLSTLHSMTAFHDATGGFSREEFRRFVTPALHRSSIVQSLAWVPRVAAEERRKYEDAARRDGFRDFVFRDWGQTLADAPLAPPRDTYFPVYYAEPADNRPLLGRDIASREGRRQVMEKACDRAMMAATGRITMLGDPEDAYGFLVFQPVYRQNRPPPTKEERRESLVGFTVGAFRVRQLVESAFAHLDRLPLDVRLLDTEAADGESVIFQTKGASRDSLFTYATDMIIAGRTWSAHFSARPSFMASQRTFQPWLILGLGVVLTALLCFYLVIGIGRRARVEKLVRQRTAQLSSANERLQQEVKERLKAEAEMREAKEAAEKANMAKTDFLANMSHEIRTPMNGVIGMTELLLESGLDSKQHQFAEIIDGSARTLLKIINDILDFSKIEAGKLNLEPIPFDLRKTIEETADLLAPKAREKGLDLQIGYPQSIPRFLIADPVRLRQILSNLLGNAIKFTEEGFVRVEVQGASRGRQADLEIRVKDSGIGIRSDQIDRLFEKFTQADPSTTRKYGGTGLGLAISKQLAEMMGGTLSAEGRPGQGSCFCFRVSLPLDPNSFQHQHAEAAPVAQAPARNGDFRSEKGELAVAGCRVLVAEDNLVNQKVALRILETLGCRADIASNGRKAVKMIQESRYDLVFMDCQMPEMDGYEATAEIRRLRMEQELPIIAMTAHAMEGAREKCLEAGMNDYIAKPISREELQKMLLRWSGRATQPDRS
- a CDS encoding DinB family protein; amino-acid sequence: MQPVVEPLYATLNLNTRLFQNALNGVDDGVAQERPGQANNIAFLTLHVIDARYYMARMLGLEDAQNPFADVTEDVRSVDDLGEIPSLAELMFAWQEVSDLLASRLEEIGPEPLEAESPHKFPIDRGDVLGGLAFLLAHESQHIGQIGLLRRIHGLSAMQWN
- a CDS encoding alpha/beta hydrolase; translation: MRHWRQLGREFRHRGKPIFYRYDGAGPVLLCIHGFPTASWDWHRVWKDLTGHFRVVAPDLIGFGFSAKPRHYDYSIFDQADLIEGLLRQLDISEVDILAHDYGDTVAQELLARHIEGGRGRRASGLGLRSVCFLNGGLIPDANRPLFIQKLLLSPLGKGAALLLGERTFRRNFSRLFAPGKGPDDAEMAQYWRLVSRGRGLAIMHRLIQYLKERKRWEDRWVGALAQSDVPLRLIAGALDSISGGRMAERYRQVVPAADVITLEEAAHYPHLEVPDLVLSHFHQFIERTLR
- a CDS encoding glycosyl hydrolase, with the protein product MRVLCSLLLLTLAAPSALRAQVEISTATLGDLRARAIGPAVMSGRISALAVSPADSQQIYVGAAGGGVWHSSDGGASFQPIFDDYASSIGALALDPGDDKTVWVGSGESWVRNSVGVGDGLYRSRDGGRSFQHMGLEQSEHISQIIVHPQDSNVVWVAALGPLWSPGGQRGIYKTVDGGKSWRCVLSDNDSTGAADLVIDVQEPDILYASLWEVRRTPYSFHSGGPGSGLYKSVDGGESWSRLQEGLPEGHLGRISLALAPSRPNRVYAIVESEKTALYRSDDAGASWSRMDESSNTIVRPFYFGEIVVDPVDYNRVYRPAYSLTISTNGGKSFESTGFASGVHPDHHAYWVDPRNPDYQLTATDGGLYRSLDRGRSWDFLANLPISQFYQVRYDMQNPYWVYGGLQDNGSWRGPSDARGGIANHMWENLGGGDGFHVWPDPSDPQAVYWESQGGNVQRLDLGIGDSQNIRPFVSGEELRFNWNTPIHIGAASQALYVGAQHLFRSQDQGRSWKRISPDLTSDDPSKQLQEESGGLTVDNTTAENHCTLYSISESPLDSEIVWTGSDDGRVQVTRDGGGSWSDVTGNLPQLPRAAWVSSVHASRHSPSRVYVTVDNHRNGDQDLYLYLSDDWGATWTRLQSEAMEGFARVIRDDPVNPDLLFLGSESGLFVSLDRGGHWARFEGGLPRVSVRDLAIHPRQHDLIIATHGRGIYIVDDLTPLRHITPQAAEAEVAMLPSRPFELSSGFDSRQRFQAGQWTGQGRGEMAAVAYHLRKRHIIGDLKVEIFDGEGNLVISLPGGKRKGINRVQWAMRGRAPQIAPSPTLQAVPALGPLVPEGTYQVRLTKGKKSYDGQIHLRLPDDYPFAPHQRRQRRQIIATLYEMQGDLAYLAKAVTQMSQDAEARAQELPQGDQLRQDLEAWAEALDELQGRLVASRQVQGISGEQQLREEVVGLYAAVNLYNGPPTQSQLEQSQAFGRQIDERRADLRVLTERLPQLNQGLQEAGLAPLALLSRQDFDESIR
- a CDS encoding HAD family hydrolase, encoding MRGDLRALVFDLDDTLIRTYDDLIVPLEREAARLMLQYRAEERQQESGGAARPELPDCETLAETLLHYRRSDPAGLRGAVGRQVPQLGAGAWEAREKLFRNPSVSALRRMPGVRRMLDELRLHYRLFLLTHGFADFQQRKLDKSGLGRYFDGVRMVARSREKGEALAALGPALRLQPAEIGVIGNRLDVEIRMGLALGCFTVWVRSGEGSEMPVGQAGGRPHEVVEDLSVLAGLLGCKG
- a CDS encoding MFS transporter encodes the protein MTEQNPSPSSRPPIVLRWSVLAAISIAMFGNYYIYDSIAPVAPLLTEQLGFTDSMIGSLNAIYSLSSILLLFLAGPLIDRFGTRNTTVVFTALCVVGAVVTALSGDHQVMLAGRFIFGLGAESMIVAITTALAKWFRGKELGLAFGVNLMVARAGAAAAQSSTGWFESLYDDWQKPLFMAAIVGISSLIAAAVYWVLEKQAEEEYALGAAGETDRLVWSDLLKFSRSYWFIVGLCATFYSAIFPFQTFGVKFLSDNYDLPLSEAGPMLSVISFSAIFATPVFGFLADWMGRRSHLMVIGSVLIMPVYLMMAHTGLSPYIPIAMMGVAYSLIPAVMWPSVAYVVDERRLGTAYALMTLLQQAGVAGLNLAVGAANDYGQAGAANPGGYQYGMWLFSLLGFVGLFFALQLNRAEAGPGGHGLDTITVKSADEKVDAAGAAVAGQLVEEPESSAENAEEKGDDRS
- a CDS encoding helix-turn-helix transcriptional regulator, which codes for MEDKKLRQLGHRIRMARKTKSITQERLAELAGLSTTYIGRLERGEKTPSIDTLVTLSGALEQSPLDLLIDLDTSLGKEHIKNRIRNLLGLL